Proteins found in one Rhodothermales bacterium genomic segment:
- a CDS encoding heme-binding protein codes for MNVKLILFVGATIFGLWTCWGLYVIYSTERPPYEVVRNLSRQVEIRQYEEQTWISTQYETDKSAFPVLASYIFGSNKEGETVSMTAPVITDEKMSFILPEGVSVENAPTPAGQAIEFTTIPRRKLATLAFSWWTSQSRVEKKRAELLNLLRELDVETRGRVFLMRYNDPWTPPFLRRNEVAVEVI; via the coding sequence ATGAATGTTAAACTGATCCTCTTCGTCGGAGCGACAATCTTTGGCCTTTGGACTTGCTGGGGATTGTACGTGATCTACAGTACGGAGCGACCTCCGTACGAAGTCGTTCGAAACCTCTCCCGACAGGTGGAGATTCGGCAATATGAAGAGCAGACATGGATCTCCACTCAGTACGAAACCGATAAGTCAGCATTTCCTGTGCTTGCATCCTACATATTTGGCAGTAATAAAGAAGGAGAGACGGTGTCGATGACGGCACCGGTGATCACAGATGAGAAGATGTCATTCATTCTGCCCGAGGGTGTCTCGGTAGAGAATGCGCCCACACCGGCTGGGCAGGCAATCGAATTCACCACCATACCGCGACGGAAGCTGGCGACACTGGCGTTTTCCTGGTGGACTTCGCAATCACGCGTCGAGAAGAAGAGGGCAGAGCTGCTCAATCTGCTTCGCGAGCTGGATGTGGAAACGCGGGGACGCGTGTTTCTGATGCGGTACAATGACCCCTGGACCCCACCTTTTCTTAGACGCAATGAAGTGGCGGTCGAGGTCATTTGA
- a CDS encoding antibiotic biosynthesis monooxygenase — protein sequence MPDTVSWNLRLSVRDGQLEKVQTLMTEMVASTRQEEPGTEAYEWFISEDGSTCHIYERYVNSDAVIAHLNNFGANFAERFLGCLEPVTFTVYGDPSPTARGALDGFGANYFEWIGGFSR from the coding sequence ATGCCAGATACAGTTTCCTGGAATCTCCGCTTGTCTGTTCGAGATGGACAACTCGAGAAAGTGCAAACGTTGATGACTGAGATGGTCGCTTCTACGCGGCAAGAAGAACCTGGAACCGAAGCGTATGAGTGGTTCATCAGCGAAGATGGCTCGACGTGCCACATTTACGAGCGCTACGTGAATTCAGATGCGGTAATCGCTCACCTGAACAACTTTGGAGCAAACTTCGCCGAGCGATTCCTCGGGTGTCTTGAGCCAGTGACTTTTACTGTCTACGGCGATCCTAGTCCAACGGCACGCGGCGCTCTTGACGGATTCGGAGCAAACTACTTTGAATGGATAGGTGGGTTTAGTCGATGA
- a CDS encoding DUF1801 domain-containing protein, protein MTPTPSPEIMTVFESHAPGVRARLLELRALIFATAAETDGVGKLHETLKWGEPAYLTAETKSGSTIRIGPMKKDPAKYCLFFNCQTTLVETFKQWGPTGLTFQGNRAVVFDVVAPLPRELASDCIAAALTYHLTKKRW, encoded by the coding sequence TCCCCTGAGATCATGACCGTGTTCGAAAGTCACGCCCCAGGCGTGCGGGCGCGTCTACTTGAGCTTCGCGCTCTCATCTTTGCCACCGCTGCTGAGACGGATGGGGTCGGGAAACTCCACGAGACGCTGAAATGGGGTGAACCGGCTTATCTGACGGCCGAGACGAAGAGTGGCAGCACGATTCGCATCGGCCCAATGAAGAAGGATCCGGCGAAGTACTGCCTGTTCTTCAACTGCCAGACGACCCTGGTTGAGACGTTCAAGCAGTGGGGCCCAACGGGACTAACGTTTCAAGGAAACCGAGCCGTCGTCTTTGACGTCGTGGCCCCGCTACCTCGAGAGTTAGCATCAGACTGCATCGCTGCAGCACTCACCTATCATCTCACGAAGAAGAGGTGGTAG